In the Actinomycetota bacterium genome, one interval contains:
- a CDS encoding helix-turn-helix domain-containing protein yields MSLNEINSGGRLERMLSTDEVLKILGVSRKTLYRYVKSGSLKCYKFGRDLKFKESDIKAFIEAHEKK; encoded by the coding sequence ATGTCCTTAAATGAGATAAATAGTGGAGGAAGGTTAGAAAGAATGCTATCTACCGATGAGGTATTGAAGATTCTTGGTGTTAGTCGGAAAACCCTCTACCGCTATGTTAAAAGTGGTTCGCTCAAATGTTACAAATTTGGGCGCGATCTAAAATTTAAGGAGTCCGATATCAAAGCCTTCATCGAGGCTCATGAGAAAAAATAA
- a CDS encoding PC4/YdbC family ssDNA-binding protein: MEFGELVGSFQKNTNATIRVHKLNFQGEEYIDIREFVATEEYDGLTRKGIRMREALIPKLVELLQKF, encoded by the coding sequence ATGGAGTTTGGAGAGTTGGTGGGAAGCTTCCAGAAGAATACCAATGCCACCATTAGAGTCCACAAGCTTAACTTTCAAGGAGAGGAATACATCGACATCAGGGAATTCGTGGCTACGGAAGAATACGATGGTCTCACTAGGAAGGGGATAAGGATGAGGGAAGCACTTATCCCTAAACTCGTGGAGCTATTACAAAAGTTTTAA
- a CDS encoding immunoglobulin, protein MARLSKYEQETIINFNEAENTANIYTCKKSLMNKLFKAKWAKFIRSEELDEKIYSMEFEVPKKFIKITPRKKYRKPSQAQLEALAKGRAKKLAQESILR, encoded by the coding sequence ATGGCTAGATTATCCAAATACGAACAAGAAACAATCATAAATTTCAATGAAGCAGAGAATACAGCAAATATCTACACCTGCAAGAAATCTTTAATGAACAAACTATTCAAAGCCAAGTGGGCTAAATTCATTCGTTCCGAGGAACTTGATGAGAAAATCTATTCCATGGAGTTTGAGGTTCCCAAGAAATTCATAAAGATTACTCCTCGCAAGAAATACAGAAAACCATCACAAGCCCAATTGGAAGCTTTGGCTAAGGGTAGGGCAAAGAAGCTAGCACAGGAATCGATTCTGAGATGA
- a CDS encoding helix-turn-helix domain-containing protein yields MSDRLIDVHELSELLGVPVSWVYERTRRGEIPHYKLGRYCKFDPEIVRLWLKSQQKGALDVGESSGN; encoded by the coding sequence ATGAGTGATAGGCTAATTGACGTTCATGAGCTTTCAGAACTCCTGGGTGTCCCGGTAAGCTGGGTTTACGAGAGGACCCGAAGGGGCGAGATTCCCCACTATAAACTGGGTCGCTATTGTAAATTTGACCCTGAGATTGTGAGGCTTTGGCTCAAGAGTCAACAAAAAGGAGCTTTAGATGTTGGAGAATCATCGGGTAACTGA
- a CDS encoding helix-turn-helix domain-containing protein: MKSDKKLLYIGEVERLTGIPRWRLRYLERKYRLIVPKRRGKGWRKYKRKHVSWILKLKKARQEGLSYSQIKQLIKTGAFWREDQILDVKKQRKMTKQ, encoded by the coding sequence ATGAAATCTGATAAAAAACTCCTCTATATCGGTGAAGTTGAGAGGTTAACGGGTATCCCCAGGTGGCGACTCAGGTATTTAGAGCGGAAATATCGCCTGATAGTGCCCAAAAGACGAGGCAAAGGGTGGCGAAAATACAAAAGAAAACATGTGAGCTGGATCCTAAAGCTGAAAAAGGCAAGGCAGGAAGGACTAAGTTACTCTCAGATCAAGCAACTTATAAAAACGGGGGCTTTCTGGAGAGAAGATCAAATCTTGGATGTAAAAAAACAAAGGAAAATGACAAAGCAATGA
- a CDS encoding DnaB-like helicase C-terminal domain-containing protein: MREKISFVVVDYLGYMSGSGKDCYERVSGLSKDIKAFAKECKVAVLVLHQLSREALSGGEPVSLRMCRDSGVFEESCDYLLGAWRPELSEKATEEERFLNQGLIKVAILKNRCGGNKTIDFWLNSENLRIEEMQR, encoded by the coding sequence TTGCGAGAGAAGATATCCTTTGTGGTGGTGGATTACCTTGGGTATATGAGTGGTTCGGGCAAAGATTGCTACGAGCGAGTATCAGGATTATCGAAAGATATTAAAGCCTTTGCCAAGGAGTGTAAAGTCGCGGTTCTAGTCCTCCATCAACTGTCCAGGGAAGCTTTATCCGGCGGAGAGCCCGTTTCCCTAAGAATGTGTCGCGATTCAGGAGTCTTCGAGGAAAGCTGCGATTACCTACTGGGGGCCTGGCGACCAGAGCTTTCCGAAAAAGCTACCGAGGAGGAGAGATTTCTCAACCAGGGCTTGATAAAGGTGGCGATTTTAAAGAATAGATGTGGTGGGAACAAAACGATTGATTTCTGGCTTAATTCAGAAAACTTAAGGATCGAGGAGATGCAAAGGTGA
- a CDS encoding DnaB-like helicase C-terminal domain-containing protein codes for MDDYQATIETLLERSLPFRRAEIPKIREEFPNIKLSQIKRDLKIDEADIKTITDVVDSYELFTEDLTKFRITLGYKEIDQTIRGIAPGEILGFVARTAVGKTLFALNCIRNVTENHKVPIMFFSLEQESPQVFERLAAITCNRKPVSIEKCSRN; via the coding sequence ATGGACGATTACCAGGCCACAATTGAAACACTACTGGAGCGATCCCTTCCGTTTAGAAGAGCCGAGATTCCCAAGATAAGAGAGGAATTCCCGAATATCAAATTGTCGCAAATAAAGCGGGATCTGAAGATAGATGAGGCCGATATCAAAACAATTACCGATGTAGTTGATTCCTATGAGCTCTTCACCGAGGATTTAACCAAATTTCGGATCACCCTTGGCTATAAGGAAATCGATCAAACCATAAGGGGAATAGCTCCCGGTGAAATCTTAGGCTTTGTGGCAAGAACAGCCGTGGGTAAAACATTATTCGCCTTAAACTGCATTAGGAACGTGACCGAGAATCACAAGGTGCCCATCATGTTCTTCTCCCTAGAGCAGGAAAGCCCACAAGTATTTGAGCGCCTGGCAGCGATAACTTGCAATCGAAAGCCGGTATCCATTGAGAAGTGCTCTCGGAATTAG